Proteins encoded by one window of Streptococcus suis S735:
- the smc gene encoding chromosome segregation protein SMC, which yields MYLKSIEMQGFKSFADKTKVVFDRGVTAVVGPNGSGKSNITESLRWALGESSAKSLRGGKMPDVIFSGTESRKALNYASVVVTLDNSTGFIANKQKEIKVERHIYRSGDSEYLIDGQKVRLRDIHDLFMDTGLGRDSFSIISQGRVEAIFNSKPEERRAIFEEAAGVLKYKTRKKETESKLAQAQDNLDRLDDIIYELDNQVKPLEKQAQTAKKFLELDGQRKELYLNVLVAQLSLGKEKLSEKEAELESVKTELTSYYKQRSELEQENLNLKEKRHRLSEQLEREQAVLLDLTKLISDLERKIEVHKLESSQNESSRQEAQARLENLLTRREQLAEQIEQKQETLAQLDSSLSSLKDDIAAVDKEISYFSEDPDQVLDHLREQYVALMQEEAEASNSLTKIQQDIANQISLSESKSEDLARLQTEKQTAQEVLDKSRKSLEEADHVLRQLLESYQTKKTELDQVQTAYQAEQGRLFDLLDQLKGKQARQSSLEAILKNHSNFYAGVKAVLQAAPSLGGIIGAVSEQLTFDTRYQTALEIALGGASQNVIVEDEATAKRAIAFLKEKRQGRATFLPLTTIKPRQLSGQQVSLLESSEGFLGLASDLVTYQPNLDAIFQNLLGTIAIFDSIDHANQAARATKFQVRMVTMDGAEIRPGGAFAGGSNRNNSTTFIKPELDALLGEIAELSSQLQEQESLVAAKKTSLDQTREALETIKAEGEEARLNQQSARIHQEQAENRLAQLSAQYDLQMSQVSPTILTELEEAAAKEEVNVQALNEKKLALDQQINQVRDNRDSIQESLQKLQTQKGQLTLEQAELTSQLRFEQTDLRRLQEEKVVADKEISLLEDMIDQKLEALEDTSIEILEEQLQAASDKQNQTNQILIRLKFELEDIDGQFEDLEERLQQARTKNDDLIRKQAKLEADCEQAGDKLRTLLGNLTEHFKLSFEAAQSQAKEVENLAVAEQSLKDLERAIRALGPVNLDAIEQYDEVNNRLTFLNEQRTDILSARDLLLDTIHEMDDEVKERFKVTFEAIRESFKQTFKQMFGGGSADLILTEGDLLTAGVEISVQPPGKKIQSLNLMSGGEKALSALALLFSIIRVKTIPFVILDEVEAALDEANVKRFGDYLNRFDKESQFIVVTHRKGTMAAADAMYGVTMQESGVSKIVSVKLKDVEKL from the coding sequence ATGTATCTAAAATCAATTGAAATGCAGGGCTTTAAGTCCTTTGCGGATAAGACTAAGGTAGTCTTTGATCGTGGAGTGACTGCTGTTGTAGGACCGAATGGTTCTGGCAAGTCCAATATTACAGAAAGTCTACGTTGGGCCTTGGGAGAGTCGTCTGCTAAAAGCCTACGTGGAGGCAAGATGCCAGACGTCATCTTTTCGGGAACAGAAAGTCGCAAGGCTCTTAACTATGCCTCGGTTGTCGTGACCTTGGATAATAGCACAGGTTTTATCGCCAATAAACAGAAAGAAATCAAGGTAGAACGCCACATTTATCGATCTGGTGATAGTGAGTACTTGATTGATGGGCAAAAGGTTCGTCTACGGGATATTCATGATCTTTTCATGGATACGGGCTTGGGACGTGATTCTTTCTCTATCATTTCACAAGGGCGGGTTGAAGCAATTTTCAATTCCAAGCCTGAGGAACGCCGTGCTATTTTTGAAGAGGCGGCAGGGGTCTTAAAATACAAGACGCGTAAAAAAGAAACAGAAAGTAAGTTGGCACAGGCCCAGGACAACTTGGACCGCTTGGACGATATTATCTACGAATTAGATAATCAGGTCAAACCATTAGAGAAACAGGCACAAACTGCTAAGAAATTTCTAGAATTAGATGGTCAACGTAAGGAATTATACTTAAATGTTTTGGTGGCTCAGTTGTCGCTTGGTAAGGAAAAGTTATCGGAAAAAGAGGCCGAACTAGAGTCTGTCAAAACTGAATTGACTAGCTACTACAAACAGCGTTCTGAGCTGGAGCAAGAAAATCTGAACTTGAAAGAGAAGCGCCACCGCCTTTCAGAACAATTGGAGCGTGAACAGGCAGTTCTGTTGGATTTGACCAAGTTAATCAGTGATTTGGAGCGAAAAATTGAGGTCCATAAACTGGAATCTAGTCAAAACGAATCAAGTCGTCAAGAAGCGCAGGCGCGCTTGGAAAACTTGTTGACTAGACGAGAGCAGTTGGCAGAACAGATTGAGCAAAAGCAAGAAACGCTTGCGCAATTAGATAGTTCCTTGTCTAGCTTGAAAGACGATATTGCTGCGGTAGACAAAGAAATTTCCTACTTTTCAGAAGATCCTGATCAGGTTTTAGATCATCTGCGTGAACAGTATGTTGCTCTGATGCAGGAAGAGGCAGAAGCTTCAAACAGTCTGACCAAGATTCAGCAGGATATTGCCAATCAAATCAGTCTTTCAGAGAGTAAATCTGAAGACTTGGCACGCTTGCAGACGGAAAAACAAACAGCTCAAGAAGTACTTGATAAGAGTCGGAAAAGTTTAGAAGAAGCTGATCACGTGTTACGCCAGTTGCTTGAGAGCTATCAGACCAAAAAAACAGAATTGGATCAAGTCCAGACTGCTTATCAGGCTGAGCAAGGTCGCTTGTTTGATTTGCTGGATCAGTTGAAAGGCAAGCAGGCTCGTCAGTCTAGTTTAGAAGCTATTTTAAAAAATCACTCCAATTTTTACGCGGGGGTTAAGGCTGTCTTACAGGCGGCACCAAGCTTAGGAGGAATTATTGGAGCAGTCAGTGAACAATTGACCTTTGATACTCGTTACCAAACGGCTTTGGAAATTGCTCTTGGCGGTGCTAGTCAAAACGTCATCGTTGAAGATGAAGCGACTGCTAAACGAGCTATCGCATTTTTGAAAGAAAAACGGCAAGGACGGGCAACCTTCTTACCTCTAACAACTATCAAGCCACGTCAGCTTTCTGGACAGCAAGTCTCTTTACTAGAATCTTCAGAAGGATTCTTGGGGCTTGCAAGTGATTTGGTGACTTATCAGCCAAATTTAGATGCGATTTTCCAAAATTTGCTAGGCACTATTGCGATTTTTGATAGCATTGACCATGCCAACCAGGCGGCGCGTGCGACCAAGTTTCAAGTGCGTATGGTGACCATGGATGGAGCGGAAATCCGTCCTGGTGGAGCCTTTGCTGGTGGTAGCAATCGAAATAACAGCACGACCTTTATCAAACCAGAACTGGATGCTCTTTTAGGAGAAATAGCAGAGCTGTCTAGCCAGTTGCAGGAGCAAGAAAGCTTGGTTGCAGCTAAGAAAACTAGCTTAGACCAAACCAGAGAAGCCTTGGAAACGATTAAGGCGGAGGGGGAAGAAGCTAGATTGAACCAGCAGAGCGCAAGGATTCATCAGGAACAGGCAGAAAATAGACTGGCTCAGCTATCAGCCCAGTATGACCTGCAAATGAGTCAGGTTAGTCCGACCATTTTGACTGAGCTAGAAGAGGCTGCTGCTAAGGAAGAAGTAAATGTCCAAGCCTTGAATGAGAAAAAACTAGCCTTGGATCAACAAATCAATCAAGTCCGTGATAATCGCGACAGTATTCAAGAAAGCTTGCAGAAACTACAGACTCAGAAGGGTCAACTAACTTTGGAACAAGCTGAACTGACTAGCCAACTTCGTTTTGAACAGACAGATCTGAGACGTTTGCAAGAAGAAAAAGTGGTTGCAGATAAGGAAATTTCTCTTTTAGAGGATATGATTGACCAGAAGTTAGAAGCTCTTGAAGATACTAGTATTGAGATTCTTGAAGAACAATTGCAGGCCGCATCTGATAAGCAAAACCAGACCAATCAGATTCTAATTCGCTTAAAGTTTGAGTTGGAAGATATTGATGGGCAGTTTGAAGACTTGGAAGAAAGATTGCAACAAGCTCGGACTAAGAATGATGATTTGATCCGTAAGCAGGCTAAGTTAGAGGCGGATTGTGAGCAAGCGGGCGATAAATTACGGACTTTACTTGGTAATTTGACCGAGCATTTCAAATTGAGTTTTGAAGCTGCTCAGTCTCAGGCCAAGGAAGTTGAGAATCTTGCAGTTGCTGAACAAAGCCTCAAAGACCTAGAAAGAGCTATTCGTGCTTTGGGTCCAGTCAATTTGGATGCTATTGAGCAGTATGACGAGGTCAATAACCGTCTGACCTTCCTCAATGAGCAACGGACAGATATTTTGTCGGCGCGTGATTTACTACTAGATACTATCCACGAGATGGATGATGAAGTCAAAGAGCGCTTCAAGGTTACTTTTGAAGCTATTCGTGAAAGCTTTAAGCAGACATTCAAACAAATGTTTGGCGGTGGTTCAGCGGATTTGATTTTGACAGAAGGTGACCTATTGACTGCGGGTGTGGAGATTTCTGTTCAACCTCCGGGTAAGAAAATTCAATCTCTCAATCTTATGTCAGGTGGCGAAAAAGCCCTTTCGGCCCTCGCTCTGCTATTTTCCATTATCCGTGTTAAGACCATTCCTTTTGTAATTCTCGATGAGGTGGAGGCAGCCTTGGATGAGGCGAATGTCAAACGTTTTGGCGACTACCTCAACCGTTTTGATAAGGAGAGTCAGTTTATCGTCGTGACCCACCGTAAAGGGACCATGGCGGCAGCGGATGCCATGTATGGGGTGACCATGCAGGAATCTGGCGTGTCCAAGATTGTTTCCGTTAAGCTGAAAGATGTGGAGAAATTATGA